The Primulina tabacum isolate GXHZ01 chromosome 1, ASM2559414v2, whole genome shotgun sequence genome contains the following window.
catttttaaacactgtatattctaaattcgttcctagttgATTCGGCCGCCTAAAAACAAGGATAAAagtcgcttgagcttgagacgagcatctgtgatgttgtgtaccgtgcTTCATGATAAAGACATAGAGATATTCAATCATGCAGATGGGTAATCATATGATAATTGTACCAAACAACCCTCCATCGGACTTGCCAAGTGGTTATCGTTTATCGAAAGAAAAAATATGTGGTTacgattgtacatcattagtccttactgCCCGGGATAACACTGAAGCTctacatactagaattgtgttttgactcgtttaccgacttcGCGAGGGTCACAAGGTGGCGAAATTGTGTGCAATTGCGACATTTGTAGAAGCTAGTGCATGTATTGTAGTCGAAAATTTACCGCTCAACCTAAGGGTGTGCATATCTTATGTGATCTAACGAAATagtagtgcatgaaatctctggccagagtgtaAGATGTATATTAGAGACAAGAGTTCTCTAGTTGTGCATGCGACGACACTATGAATATTTCGTGAATGTATCACATAACTATCGAATCTAATATGAAaacctcgatgaaccaatggttgcagattcgatcggaatatatgagatgaagagactgcattgtacgttaatcattatcgattggttcttgcagacactatcagtgatacctagggaatcatggggcaatcctactagacgctcttaccatcaTTCAATGAGTTTAATCAAAAAATGATCAAATTATGaaatagtaaattcaagtagttgaatttatgataattaaaattggaagagaataaatttaaagagttgaatttatggaatttatgaaaaattgagagtttaaaatattaaactcaaaggttgagttttgaaatattaaattaaatgtaatgagaGTAAATATAATGAGCAGAGCTGGTAGGAGTataagtccaacatactaattaattaaacttCTTAATggattttgaaatattaattaattaaaaaattggaTTAGTCAATTAATTAACTAAGCATATTAATGTTTTGTTTAATTAAGGAACCTTAAACCTATAATTAAGGAAATGAAGTAAAACTcattaatattttgtttatttaaaGAACCCTAAACCTATAACTAAGGAAACTAGGTTAATTAATgactcatattttaaaaaagccacaaaccctagcctccaaacatttgattttcgaaaaattctCTGAAAAATTTGGccaattttaaaaagaaaaattaggatttgaattttaaaaagaaaaattaggaTTTGAATCATCAAGCAATTTAAAAGAACAACAAATATTCCAGTAGTAGATTTGATTGGAGATTGAAAAAAAGTTTCAAGaacaatttaaaaaaagaaaaaagtatTTCAGTTGTGGATTTGATTGAAAATCGAAGAAAAGTCCCAAGAAAGATCGTTCAATTTAAAAAAGAACAAATATTCCAATCATGAATCCGATTAGATATGAACTTGATTGGATATGGAAGAAAAGTTTCAAGAAGATGGTTCGTAAAAAATACTACAAAAACTATCCAgtcaatatcaaaattttaatgtcaattaatttattcataatatattcataatcactttataaatatttatttttgttcatGTCAATTAATCTattcataatatattcataatcactttataaatatttatttttgttcatgtcaattaatttattcataatatattcataatcactttataaatatttatttttgttcatgtcaattaatttattcataatatattcataatcactttataaatatttatttttgttcatgtcaattaatttattcataatatattcataatcactttatataaatttatttaaatgtcaaataaatttttttacaacTCCCGCTACGTTTTAGACACAAACAAATCGAtttcaataaaattttgttttgatgATTATATTTTAGTTAATTTTTTCAACATATCTACAtcgtaataaaaataattcaatttatttaaaattgtaaaaaatattagttaaaaatataaatttatatttatatacacTATTTGTACAGAAATACTCAAGATGCATCattaaatcaaatattcatTGAATAATTAATTGGTCTATAGCTAGAGCAAACCAAATTTCGCAAAGTTCTGGAATGATTTTAGTATAACCACTACTCCAATACGAACAAGATCTTGTggttttcctttttcttttccaAGGCACACTGTTCACAAAATAGATCGGTTAAATTTGATTTCCATGCAAACTcaattgtcacaaaatatgacatccAAACTAACCGTTGAAAAAtatccaaaaataatataacaAATAAATAGATAAAGAAACTTATTATATCccattatttaacattaaagAGACCTTATTTATAAAGTGAAATCGATTCAAGacctaaattaattattatttattatgtgaATCGAACCCAAAATGAACTCTACCACAATTAATgaaacacacacatacatatatcAAAGAAACAGTCATTCTACTGCCCGTGTTGCTCCGCCTTATCCTTCATCTCCCTCGCCTTTGTTGCCAATTTCGATTTCGCTTCGTCCACCTGATCCGCCCCCGGCGGTTGTTTCCCCGTCACGTACCTGTAGATCCAAGTCAGAACACTCACCGCCGCCACCCCGAACCCGCCGGAGGCCAAGAAACCTGAACACAGCAGGAAGATCGTGATCACCGCCGGCACCAAAACGGGGCTGAATATCACCAGCAGAGGCGTCGCCAGCGTCAGGGCTATAACCGTGGCCGCCACGGTCAGGCCGGATAGGAGGAGGAGAGAGCCACCGGCAGTGACAGCTGTTGCGGCCTTTACCACCTGGTGGCTAACCGGCTGCTTCTGTTGATGCATCATCGGGTACCTGCCTGGGTGCTGCGGGTCGTACGGGTATCGATCGGCCATTGTTTAGCTAGCTTGGAAGAAGCTCGAAACCCTGAAAATTGTTTACAGTAATTTTACGCAGCTATGGGTATTTTATGTGAATTTGTTGATGGGAAGAAAAGGGATTTAAATAGGGCAGAGGGGAGAGTGCGTGGCGGAAGCCCGGCTTTACGTGGCGGAGAGTCAACATGCATGCAAGTGACAGAGGTTTTTATACACAcacatcattttttttatttccatttttttaagaaaacaaaaaataaatttattttgtctattatttataaaaatatgataaaattaatttgaaaattttaaattttcctgaTTTTTAATaaggttttattaaaaaagttgcataaaattaatttccatgctaaaaataaaaaagaatagaTTGTATTTCGGGAATTCAGAAAAATAAATCATGACATTAATTTATATCATTATATCCAACCTTATTATAGAGGACAAGACAAATAGAATCAACCACAAttaattattatcattattatacCTTTGGGGATACAGAATAGCACTAATCTATAgtttaacataattaaatttaggtaaaattgtattttttgtcaaatatatatttttattttttatataattgtcTGTCTGGTAAAATTTCAATCTTATTTCACTATCTTTGAGTTTTGAGCAGTTTTTTTCCTGgtaaaattgcaatttttttcTGACATAACACTTGTATATAAGGCATAAATGATTAGAATtgtgaaaatataaaaatataaaattagatAACTAAAATTGCAAAAACTGGAAATTACAATTTCCCTTTAAACTTATAATTAGAGTTAATCTTTAGTCAATTAATCAAGATGTTGATAGCTAGCTAGACACTTACAtcttcataaataaatatttatgctTGTGGTaatatcaaaaaataaaagatatataAAACTAATTATACCTATATTTATGCACACAGCAAAACCCATGGTTTCATCCCATTTTATTACAAATTAAGAAAATggcattttaatttaaaatatcctTACTTTTAAATGTGAGTTGTGTGTGGACCAAACCCCCAATACgtagaaaaattattttccaaaaaattCCATCCGGGCGGCGGGTGTTTATTTTCTCACAACCCGTCGATGCccaaaaatgttattttcaaaGAGAGAACAAAAGTTCCACATATTAACTTTAAAGATTGTAGTGTacattcaaatttgatttgtaTTAATTTTTCAAGGGTTAGAAGAAGCAGACGAACGTCCCTGATGAAATCTCTCCTTATTTTACTATCTCTACACTTCATTCAACTCTGTGGATGACCATCGGAGTCTGGCTTAGTAGTTCAACTAGTTTTCAACGTAGGTTGCTTTAAATTAGTTTTAGAAAGAGTTTAATGGATCGTCTCTTATCTCTAGCAACAGGCATGCTACCTCATCCTCTacgatctttttttttttggttcagTAAAGAATTTGTTACAATTAAATCTTGAAACTGACGTATCGTCGTAAACTTGAGAACTTGATATTAGATGAACTATAAGTTATTGACATGACTCATCTCAAGGACTAGAAATTGAATGACTTTTTTTATGAGGATCAACAATCTTCAAATCGTAGAATTTTCGATATTAAGTTACTTGTTAGTCATTCGTAATATACTAATCTTTATAAGTTCCATCCCTTTCGCTTTAGATATTGCTTAATGTATAGTTTGGTACTTTCATTTCCTCGAGTAAGCTCTATTTTGTAGgctttttttaaacatttatatatttgataattcatattgaaaattattgatattttaaatatattgacATTAAATTCGTGTATACAAACAAGGCCcgatttttctttcattttttttatttctcccTTTTCTCAAACTAAAATTTAGGCCAAAACCTCATTGTTCATCAAGCAAAGGTTCGATTtgtgcacacacacacacaacacttGTTTTGTACACATTTTTCATCTACGCCAAACAAGTCCCAACCTTTGTGCTTGCTCAGGCCGCCAATAACTGCTCGCCAGGTGGCAGCTGATCATTTGGAACCCTAGTTTATAAACATTAATAGATAGGCTCTCAATCTCCGGCGCGGCTTGATCAGCCACTGTATTGACTGTAACCTTCGTTCTCTTAGACGAGCCAAAATCCAAGCTGGCTGAAATTGTTGGAGCCGCTGGCTCCGGTGATCTCCGCTTAGCCGTGATTGTCACCGGCTCCAGCTCATTCAAGCCGATCTTGTGCGGGAAATTAAGCAACGCCTTCGCGCCGCGCATTCTGAAAGCCGCTCTGTCGTAAGCCAAAGCCGCTTCCTCAGCCGTCTCGTACGTCCCGAGCCATACGCGCGCGCCGTTTTTAGCCGGATCCCTTATCTCCGCCGCGAATTTACCCCACGGCCGCTGCCTCACTCCCCTATAGTGCCTCCCTTTCGACGGCACCGTCACGGACGCAGCTGAAAATTCCGTATTCGACGCAGCGGTGCTCATCTCAGGCTCCGATTCAAACCTCGGCTCGGGTTTAACGTCGTTAAACGGCGTCCATCCATCGCTAATGGCGTCACGCAGAACCCCGTAAATAACCATGTCCTCAGAGTCGTCAACCTTCAACGGCAGGTCACCCCAGGTCTCAGTTAAACACGGAATGAGACTGCTGAAACTCGAGCTCCGGAAATACAATGGCTGCGCTTCCGCCGGAAAAGCCACCGGCGTCAACTCCGTCATTCTTGGCTTGAACATGACGATTTGAATCAATCCAACAAATGTATTACTTTTCAAAATCTTGGATTTTTCTTAAATCAAGTAATGGTTGGAatttggattgaagatttatttcaaGAAATTCTGAATTCCGAATGAAAAAAATGTTGCTGTATATATAGGATCGAAGAGACAAGAACGGCACAGGAAGGTGCATGCACCCGtgctaatataaaatatatttatcaaatttatataTGATATGATCATTTAAATGTACGAAGGTTGGTTCCAGTGAAAGTTGCAAAGTGGGAGGAGAAGATCACGTGGTTATTGAAAGCAACTTGGAGTTTTTtaagataataataatttaacatattatatcATAAGTAAGAATAAAATGATAATGTCCAATTTATATATGACtagattattaatttaattttttcaaaaacttgtgtgacggtctcacgggtcatattttgtgagatggatctcttatatttggatcatccatgaaaaagtattactttttatactaagagtattattttttatagtgaatatcggtaggattgactcgtctcacagataaaaattcgtgagatcatctcacaaaagAAATACTCAACGGTAGTGGAATGATGCTATATTAGTATATAACAATGTAGCATAAAAAGTGTTTATATTTCGTCGTTTGCATATTACCGAATTATCTTTTTGGGTTTAATTTAGAGTGTATAAAAAAGTAGCGAATGCAGGTTCTCGaggtataaaaataataataaaaagggCTTATTTATTATTTGTCATTATATTTATAAAACTCTTCCAATatcaacaaaaaatattttattttttcttaccTCCTCATTACGTAAAAATTTTAATACACAATGGAAATAGATACAGTTGAATAAAATAAAGGTGGTTTTTTGGTGGAGTCCCTGTTGTGTACTCCACAAATAAACAACAAAAAGGCAAGTGGTCGAAAGAGAGTAGAAACATCCTTCCATTTATATCAAATGATTATGTAAATACAACTTAACAATAAGTGTCGTtactctaaaaaaaataaataaataaacaaaaataagtGTGGTTATTTTCCACTATTATGCAAACATTTATCTCTTTTTTGTATCATTTGCTATATTTAACATTTACTCTATGCTTACTTGTTTAAATACACTTTTCACGGTGTTTAAAAATTGTTTTGGGGGTAGAAGCCAAACGAAGGAtcctattttattatattttttattatgtaatttgtatgtttttttatgtttaatttgTCCATTTATGTTCGGACTCcactaaattaattttaatatatttccaCCTAAATATGTCAACAATTTTTTGTGACACAACACCATTTTTCATTTTCACCTCAGTACTTCGATGAAAAATACTCATTAAAATCGGAAAAAAATGTGAATTAATAGCCTAAGATGGTAAATTGATCGATGACAAAACATAATATTGAAACATACAAATTAGAtgactaaaaatataattttttatatatatactatttGCCGAcattagataaaataaaatgttactttaatagaattaataatatcaaatattacacAACGTTAACCTGTTAAGAAATGGTATACCATAAGTTTTGATAATGACAAATTACAACATCGAAATACTTAGAGTCCAAATGCCAagtattttcatgtttttacaTGTTACTAGTTGTTGGACAACTCAAGCCGCTAAGCATATATAGCATCAAGATTTCATGCTGCAAAACATCATAAGATCATCTCAAGAATCTGCTTCAAACCAGACAACTTAAATGATCAAAATATCTAAACGTTCAAGTATAACCAATCATACTTTAGCATATCAAGATGGATACTGTAACTCGAGCCGATCAATTACTACTAATTAAAGTAATCAAAGCACAGTATCATACCAACTCCCGATTGACAGAATATTTCTCAAAGTATCAAAAGCGAATCAAAGTTTTAGAGGTTAAAAAATCTAAAGCCGAAAAAATCTAATAGACATTAAATGGCTTTTAGTGAAGTGTACGATGATTGATAGAGACAATGTCATTCTATCAGGAATTAGTAAAGAGAGACAAGGTCATTCTATCAGAATTTAGTACTGATGATcgtcaaaaaatattttcgacCGTTGGAGCATTTCAATTATAAATATGTAAATTTAGAAGTGTAGAAATGACATAACAAAATCGATAATCAACCGAACTACGCGCATTTTAATATGCAATATCTAATATCTGAAACACTTTCATTCGATCATATATCAAGATGATCAACTTAGCACACACTTATCATACTATTATAGATATTCTAATGATCATTTTGTGCTACCCTACCAAGTTAAGTTGTCAAAGATAACCGCTGGTGTTAGTATTGATTTATGGTGAACCGAAGGTTCTTAAACAACCAAAAATTGTTGTGTAACCACTAAGAGTTTCGATCTAGGCAGTAATAAGTCCTAATCTAGTGGTTGTTACAAAGTATtgtaaaagcaaaattttttaatgaatactTTCATAAGTGGAAGAATGAGTAACATATAAGTATTCATCTTCGAATATTCATAAAGTTTGTCTTCTTTACTGTACATACTTTATATTATCTATTTCCGTATCTTGCCGAGTGTTGGTAGCTGCTGCTTGCTTTGAAGGTATAAAACATCATTAGTCTAGTCAGATCGTTTTCGCACTTATTCACTTTAGTGgtccaaaaattaaattttatttgttcaATAATGTATCTTAACAACCTAAAAACTGTTAAAGCAAGCTTGGTTTTAgcgaatattttaaaaaagtttattcatctctcaaaattttgttctgatctcaatattaaagtttgtgattatatttagCACTTAATACCCCCATATGAATGGTCACTTTTGTTCACAACTAATTACTCTTGATACTAGCATAATAAATAAATTGGTAGGTTTTTTGTGATACAGTCTCCCGCATACATATCCATAGACATGTTCATATGCTCCATATATAAAATGAAATCAATACtttgaaatgaaaaaaaaaattaatggggTCAGGTATTAGATCTGtttttcataaaatcgactcGTGAGACGGTCTAATAGAATTATTTTTGTGTAAATATATATCTATTAAATAATCATGAACTATCAATATCTAAAATTTTGTAGTATTTTCAATCTTCTATTATTTGATAACTTCTTTGAACTTAATTTTATTGCGTACTCTTATGTTACAAAATAATcgaattaatatatttaaattgtgGAATGATATTTGATATTTATCCCCAAGGGCCCGCccataatttttcttaaattaaagatcaaaatattttatatattcgtTCGCAAAAAAGAAATTGTATACAATTCATAGATGATGATaagaaaaatgaaagaaaattgGACAAAACTAAATATGCTTGTGGAATTAATGTAAGTATGATAAATGGAAGAAGGAGAAGGGTAACCACAACAAGaactaataaaataaaaacatctgctattatttcattgttattGCTGAACATGGAGATATGCGTACTCTTGActatttttttcttccattTTCAATTCTAAAGATTTGGATTTACCTGGAACAGACAATATCCTTTTCTATATCAAATTTAATTAACTTGgctaaaaataaattcaagaaatgatAATTACCTTAAGATCAATCAACgaaaatatcaaatatttatgTTGTTTACTCAGTCCATCTTCAACCCATAAATCTATTTTGGTGCAGTTTCTGCACCAAATATAACATTCATCTCCAACccatttacttcaaatcttacactAAAAAGTATATTACTAGGATATTCtttttgtttactatttatttataaatttaacaatataattataattaatgttaacattagtattataattataattttatttttattaatagctaaatttatttatttgattcttaTATATATTAACTCTAATATTTATAATACGAATTAATACAAATGCTTCATTATTAAACTTGACATaattttaatacaaataatttatttttagaacTTAATATGAATCCAAATTCAAACATCTGAACAACTATATTCTTCTCACAAATGATCAATTAAAGCATTTCGTAGTTTATAGTGAGCATCTTTGTCTTTTATCCTTTTATATCGAGCGAGAAATTCTTGAAATCTGATATTCTCATCGACAACCATTTCTACATCCGGAGTTGGTGCTTCTCTCATATATTCAATGGGTGCGCTAAGATCACGTTCATATTCgataatcatattatgcattatAATACATGCTGTAATTATATCATGTAAATGATGTTTCTTCCAAGCACGTGCTGGAGATGCCACAATCGCAAATCGAGATTGGAGAACACCAAATGCACGCTCCACGTCTTTTATACAGGATTCTTGTTTCATtgcaaaatatttcttttttggACCGTGTGGATCGTGGATAGATTGTATAATAGTTGACCATTTAGGATAAATATCATCAGCCAAGTAATATCCTGTATCATATTATTTTCCTCCAATTGTATAATGAGCTCGAGGGGCAATACCTTGTGCGATGTTGGAAAATAGATTGGACGATCCCAAAACATTTATGTCATTATTGGATCCGGGCATACCAAAATATGCATGTCCATATCCAAAGGTCGTAGTCAGCTACTGCTTCTAAAATTATTGTTGGAGAACCACTACGACCTGCATATTGACCCGCCCAAGCCGTTGGACAATTTTTCCACTTCCAATGCATGTAATCAAGACTTCTCAACATTCCAGGGAATCCGCGTTGTTTACCAATATAAAGTAACATGGCAACATCATGGGCAGTAGGAGATCTCAAGTATCGCTCAGCAAAAACTTCCACCACGGCTCGACAAAAGTGTTGCATGCATTGAATTGCAGTGGACTCtccaattttgatatattcatcCGTAGCATCCGCAGGTAATGCATAAGCTAAAATTCGCAAAGCAGCAGTTGTTTTTTGAATAGTCGATAGCCCGAGACGCCCCACATTATCACTTCTTTGTGTGAAGTAAATATCATGATTCTTTACTTCATCAACTATACGAAGAAAAAGATTTCGAGACATTCGAAATCTCCGTCGGAACATTGCTTCGTTATATCTTGGGTTATCGGCAAAGTAATCGTTGAACAGATTACGGTCGGCAATTTCCCGATCACGGTGAATTACTATATGACCTGGTATTGAACCTCCGTGTGTGACTTTTTGCTCTTGGTGGATAATGTAGGTAGCAACCAACTGTTGATCTTCTGCTACAATATTCAATATTGCATTTCGTGTATTATCCAAATTCTCAAAATCATCCATCCAATTAATAGGTGTTTCATCTTCATTATCAGACAATGAAGATGAACTAGAGGATGATGCGTTAAATTGGAAATGAGAATTCATTTTCAAGTTTGTGAGAGAGTTGGATATTGCGTCgcattatataataatttatcaaaaaatatcACCGTTGGATGAGATTGCCTTATCAGTATTATGACCGTTGGATGAGATTACATCTAATTTTGCCCGTTGGATGAGATTACAATCTTATCATCATCTTGATCGTTGGATGAGATTGCCTTATCTACAATCTGGCCGTTGGATTGGATTGTGCTATCTACAACCTTATCAGTATTATGACCGTTGGATGAGATTACATCTGATCTTGCCCGTTGGATGAGATTACAATCTTATCATCATCTTGACCGTTGGATGAGATTGCCTTATCTACAATCTGGCCGTTGGATTGGATTGTGCTATCTACAACCTTATCAGTATTATGACCGTTGGATGAGATTACATCTGATCTTTCCCGTTGGATGAGATTACAATCTTATCTTTTTTCTACTATAAGTAAAATATATCTGATTCATGAGATCATCACATCTTTAATTTTCATTCCAATCAAATCTTTATTCCAAGCAATTCAACGGCTTCAAATTCTAGAACTGCTTCATACAATGTCGAAGAAGACAGAGTCTTATGTCATATGTATCTTGATATATCCCAAAATCCTATAATAGGTATCAATCAATCCAAAGATCAGTTTTGGACTCGTATCGAAGAAACTTACAACATCAGCAAACCAAACAATCTACAAGTACGTAACAAAAGATCATTGCAGTGTCGCATGAGAAATATACTCCGTGAAGTTGGAAAACTAAGGGGATGCATTCGTCAAATTGAAACTCTTCGCCCAAGTGGCGCATCAGAAGAGGATATTGTAAGTATTTCTTATTCAACTATTTATTAAATTACAAGTTTAATTTCTTATAAGATAATAGTTGGATATTTTCGTACAGTTAAATCGAGCAAAAGATTTGTTCATGCAAGATGCTGATTTTAGTAAAGGCTTCAAATATGATCATGTGTGGTATATTATGAAAGATATGGAGAAAGTCTCGAGTGACATCAATCCAATGAGCGCACCAGCAAGAATGCATGTCACAAGTTTGGACTCGTCACAGTCAGATAGCCAAACACCAAATACTCCAATATCAGGTTCTCTTGGATTACCTccgttttcaattaatttaagtagtgaTGAAAATGCAGGCGGCACCTTCATCCCAG
Protein-coding sequences here:
- the LOC142539401 gene encoding oleosin L-like, producing MADRYPYDPQHPGRYPMMHQQKQPVSHQVVKAATAVTAGGSLLLLSGLTVAATVIALTLATPLLVIFSPVLVPAVITIFLLCSGFLASGGFGVAAVSVLTWIYRYVTGKQPPGADQVDEAKSKLATKAREMKDKAEQHGQ